A region from the Corylus avellana chromosome ca7, CavTom2PMs-1.0 genome encodes:
- the LOC132187859 gene encoding zinc finger BED domain-containing protein RICESLEEPER 1-like: MLKTAIRFKEVFPRYHRVEQAFLWVVTPEQWEKVENVNQVLAVFNDVTNVVSGSDYPTSNLFLPEVWRMKEIVDIKAGDRNEYMRLMSAKMSDKFDKYWGESNMVMALAAVLDPRYKMKLIRFCFPIIYPLDTNGDSIKAVLSTLKELFEVYVAAHNASIIQQQAAAEVSAATTLIASVTEEVSGGRSRFRQHVRSNDIIRPIKTDLDVYLEEDVFISDSENGEDSDANFDALGWWKSNALKYRILSKMARDVLAVPISTVASESSFSAGGRVIEPHRASLSIDTVEMLLCGADWVRALHGIKKKCRIPKMVEVELPNVP, translated from the exons ATGTTGAAGACTGCAATTAGGTTCAAGGAAGTGTTTCCTAGATACCATAGAGTAGAGCAAGCTTTTCTGTGGGTGGTAACTCCTGAACAGTGGGAAAAGGTTGAGAATGTGAACCAAGTTTTAGCTGTTTTCAATGATGTGACCAATGTTGTCTCTGGAAGTGACTACCCTACATCCAATCTGTTTCTACCTGAGGTGtggagaatgaaagaaattgtgGATATTAAGGCTGGGGATAGGAATGAATATATGAGATTAATGTCAGCTAAGATGAGtgataaatttgataagtattggggtgaATCTAATATGGTGATGGCCTTAGCTGCTGTGTTGGATCCTagatacaaaatgaagttgattAGGTTCTGTTTTCCTATCATTTATCCACTTGATACGAATGGTGATAGTATAAAGGCTGTGTTGAGTACTTTGAAAGAGTTGTTTGAGGTTTATGTTGCTGCCCATAATGCATCTATCATTCAACAACAAGCAGCTGCTGAAGTCAGTGCTGCTACTACTTTAATTGCCTCTGTTACAGAGGAAGTTTCTGGTGGCAGATCACGTTTTAGGCAACATGTTAGAAGCAATGACATCATCCGGCCCATAAAAACAGATTTGGATGTATATCTTGAAGAAGATGTATTCATTTCTGATAGTGAGAATGGGGAAGACAGTGATGCAAACTTTGATGCTTTGGGATGGTGGAAATCCAATGCCTTAAAGTACCGCATCTTATCTAAGATGGCACGGGATGTATTGGCTGTTCCAATCAGTACTGTTGCTTCAGAATCATCTTTCAGTGCGGGTGGTAGAGTTATTGAACCCCATAGAGCATCATTATCAATTGATACTGTTGAGATGCTCCTATGTGGTGCAGATTGGGTTAGAGCACTTCATGGCATTAAGAAAAAATGTAGAATACCT aaaATGGTGGAAGTGGAATTGCCAAATGTGCCGTGA